In the genome of Mycobacterium kansasii ATCC 12478, one region contains:
- a CDS encoding nitrate/nitrite transporter: MTHSHDILDWNPEDTKAWESGNKDIARRNMIWSIATDHVAFGVWTLWSVLVLFMPESMYGFGASDKLLLLAVNTLVGALMRIPYTAGIGIFGGRNFTVAITLVLLIPTAGTIVLLANPGLPLWPYLVCAVLTGLGGGNFSASMTNVNAFYPQRLKGVALGINAAGGNIGVPVIQLIGLLVIAVAGHRQPYWVSGLYMVLLTIASIGAMLFMDNVKTYRVNFGAMRKMIAQRDSWLLSLLYVGSFGSFIGFAFALSQVLHIKFTEAGQTPGQASLHAAQIAFIGPLLGSLSRIYGGKLADRIGGACVTLAVFVGMTLAAGLLVCASSLDDSNAGQFTTTSMVIYLVGFVALFILAGAGNGSIYQMIPSVFEARSHSLDLSEHDRKQWSRNVGGALVGFADSIGAFGGFAIDMMLRQSYLLARTETPALWIFLGCYVALAALTWAVYVRRPLQ, translated from the coding sequence ATGACCCACTCACATGACATCTTGGATTGGAACCCGGAAGACACCAAAGCCTGGGAGTCCGGTAACAAAGACATCGCCCGTCGCAACATGATCTGGTCGATCGCGACGGACCATGTCGCCTTCGGCGTCTGGACGCTGTGGTCGGTGCTGGTGTTGTTCATGCCGGAATCCATGTACGGGTTCGGCGCGAGCGATAAGTTGTTGCTGCTCGCGGTCAATACGCTGGTCGGTGCGCTGATGCGCATTCCGTATACGGCTGGCATCGGCATTTTCGGCGGCCGCAACTTTACGGTGGCCATCACGCTGGTATTGCTCATCCCGACCGCCGGCACGATCGTGCTGCTTGCCAACCCCGGACTGCCGCTGTGGCCATATCTGGTCTGCGCGGTGCTGACCGGACTCGGCGGCGGCAACTTCTCCGCATCGATGACCAATGTCAACGCCTTCTACCCGCAACGGCTCAAGGGCGTCGCGCTGGGGATCAACGCGGCGGGCGGCAACATCGGGGTCCCGGTAATCCAGCTGATCGGCCTGCTGGTGATCGCCGTCGCGGGCCACCGCCAGCCGTACTGGGTGTCCGGGCTCTACATGGTGTTGCTGACGATTGCCAGCATCGGCGCCATGCTGTTCATGGACAACGTCAAGACTTACAGAGTCAATTTCGGTGCGATGCGAAAAATGATCGCCCAGCGCGACTCCTGGCTGCTCTCGCTACTCTACGTCGGCAGCTTCGGCTCCTTCATCGGGTTCGCGTTCGCGCTCAGCCAGGTGTTACACATCAAGTTCACCGAGGCCGGTCAGACTCCAGGGCAGGCGTCGCTGCACGCCGCCCAGATCGCCTTCATCGGGCCACTGCTGGGGTCGCTGTCGCGCATCTACGGCGGCAAACTTGCCGACCGCATCGGCGGCGCTTGCGTTACCCTGGCTGTCTTCGTCGGCATGACCCTCGCTGCCGGACTACTGGTTTGCGCAAGCAGCCTCGACGACAGCAATGCCGGCCAATTCACCACCACCTCAATGGTCATTTACCTGGTCGGCTTCGTCGCCTTGTTCATCCTGGCGGGCGCCGGTAACGGATCGATCTACCAGATGATCCCGTCGGTCTTCGAGGCCCGCAGCCACTCGCTGGACCTCAGCGAACACGACCGCAAACAGTGGTCGCGAAACGTCGGCGGAGCATTGGTCGGGTTCGCAGACTCGATCGGCGCCTTCGGCGGCTTCGCGATCGACATGATGCTGCGGCAGTCCTACCTGCTCGCCCGCACCGAGACGCCGGCATTGTGGATCTTCTTGGGGTGCTACGTCGCCTTGGCGGCTCTGACCTGGGCGGTGTATGTACGTCGGCCGCTTCAATAG
- a CDS encoding Rv1680 family SBP-like protein — MSTEPLVVGAVAYTPNVVPIWEGIRSYFRDSRNPDTEMDFVLYSNYGRLVDSLIAGHIDIAWNTNLAYVRTVLQTGGHCTALAQRDTDVDYTTVFVARAGSGLQGPGDIAGKRLALGSADSAHAAILPLYYLRRADIAETDLHVIRFNTDIGKHGDTGRSELDAVDAVLAGEADVAAIGSSTWAAMGAAELMGESLAEVWRTEGYCHCMFTALDTLAAERYQPWLDRLLAMDWDNPEHRKILELEGLRRWVAPHLDGYKPLFEAVEEQGIDPRW, encoded by the coding sequence ATGTCAACCGAACCGCTGGTTGTCGGGGCTGTGGCATACACGCCCAATGTGGTCCCGATCTGGGAGGGCATCCGAAGCTACTTTCGGGACTCCCGAAATCCGGACACCGAAATGGATTTCGTGCTGTATTCCAACTACGGGCGGTTGGTCGACTCGCTGATCGCCGGGCACATCGACATCGCCTGGAACACCAACCTGGCCTATGTGCGGACCGTGCTGCAAACTGGCGGGCACTGCACGGCGCTGGCCCAGCGCGACACAGACGTGGACTACACCACCGTGTTCGTCGCACGCGCCGGCAGCGGGCTGCAGGGGCCGGGTGATATTGCCGGAAAACGTCTGGCGCTCGGGTCCGCCGACTCCGCACACGCGGCGATCCTGCCGCTGTATTACCTACGGCGCGCGGACATCGCCGAGACGGACCTACACGTCATCCGATTCAACACCGACATAGGCAAACATGGCGATACCGGCCGCAGCGAACTGGACGCGGTGGACGCCGTGTTGGCCGGGGAGGCCGATGTGGCGGCCATCGGCAGCTCGACGTGGGCGGCTATGGGTGCGGCGGAGCTCATGGGGGAATCGCTGGCCGAAGTATGGCGCACCGAAGGCTACTGCCACTGCATGTTCACCGCGTTGGACACCTTGGCCGCCGAGCGGTACCAACCATGGCTGGACCGGTTGCTGGCGATGGACTGGGATAACCCCGAGCATCGAAAGATATTGGAACTCGAGGGATTACGACGCTGGGTGGCTCCGCATCTGGACGGATACAAGCCGTTGTTCGAGGCCGTCGAGGAGCAGGGCATCGACCCGCGATGGTGA
- a CDS encoding radical SAM protein: protein MILDLMRQVGGLAQGATVEVAVSSHHDRELAEKWCARTGNTLVSTDLDDAGVGAVVVRRGHPPDPAEVLGADRLPGVRLWLYTNFHCNLSCDYCCVSSSPQAAHRELGSERIGRIVGEAARWGVRELFLTGGEPFLLPDIATIISACVETLPTTVLTNGMVFKGRARRALDSLPRDGLALQISLDSATPDLHDSHRGAGTWEKAVAGIRFALSLGFRVRVAATVAAPAPGELAAFHEFLDALGIAGEDQLVRPIALEGVASEGLSLRRESLVPEVTVTAEGVYWHPVAATDERALVSRIIEPLTPALDAVSRLFTEQWAQAAEAAALFPCA, encoded by the coding sequence GTGATCCTGGACTTGATGCGCCAGGTGGGCGGGCTCGCGCAGGGCGCGACCGTCGAGGTTGCCGTCAGTAGTCACCACGATCGAGAGCTTGCCGAAAAGTGGTGCGCCCGAACTGGAAACACGCTGGTTAGCACGGATTTGGACGATGCGGGAGTCGGCGCCGTGGTGGTGCGGCGTGGTCATCCGCCGGATCCCGCCGAGGTGCTGGGCGCCGACCGGTTGCCCGGGGTCCGGCTGTGGCTCTATACCAACTTTCATTGCAATCTGTCCTGCGACTACTGCTGTGTCTCCTCGTCGCCGCAGGCCGCGCACCGCGAACTGGGGTCCGAGCGAATCGGCCGCATTGTCGGTGAAGCGGCACGCTGGGGGGTACGGGAGTTGTTCCTCACCGGCGGTGAGCCGTTCCTGCTGCCCGACATCGCCACAATCATCTCGGCCTGTGTGGAAACGCTGCCCACCACCGTCCTCACCAACGGGATGGTGTTCAAAGGCCGGGCCCGCCGGGCCCTGGATTCCCTGCCCAGGGATGGGCTCGCATTGCAGATCAGCCTGGACTCGGCGACGCCGGACCTGCACGACTCGCACCGCGGCGCCGGTACGTGGGAAAAGGCGGTTGCCGGAATCCGTTTCGCGTTATCGCTGGGTTTCCGGGTACGCGTGGCCGCGACAGTCGCCGCCCCCGCGCCCGGCGAACTGGCCGCATTTCACGAGTTCCTCGATGCGCTCGGTATCGCAGGCGAGGATCAGCTGGTGCGGCCGATCGCCTTGGAAGGTGTTGCGTCCGAGGGGTTGTCGCTGCGCCGCGAATCGCTCGTTCCGGAGGTGACCGTCACCGCCGAGGGCGTGTACTGGCATCCGGTCGCCGCCACCGACGAGCGGGCCCTGGTGTCGCGGATCATCGAACCGCTGACACCGGCACTGGACGCGGTTAGCCGGCTGTTCACCGAGCAGTGGGCGCAGGCCGCCGAGGCGGCCGCGTTGTTCCCGTGCGCTTAG
- a CDS encoding Rv1679 family acyl-CoA dehydrogenase, with product MTASGVVPQVVAVAAEHAERVDADCSFPVESVDALRASGLLGLVLPADVGGIAASPREFTQVVAQLSAACGSTAMIYLMHVAAAVAVAAAPPPGLPDLLADMASGKKLGTLAFSEKGSRSHFWAPVSTSTADGDDVVVRADKSWVTSAGFADVYIVSTGSVSGVAGDVDLYAVPADTPGLRVTGTFTGMGLRGNASAPMSVDIRVPARYRLGPPGGGFGMMMETVLPWFNLGNAAVSLGLATAATTAAVRHVTSARLEHLGGSLAELPTIRAQIARMGTGLAAQEAYLAQVADRVSSPDDTTLTHVLGVKASVNDAALTITESAMRVCGGAAFSKHLPIERAFRDARAGAVMAPTADALYDFYGRAVTGLPLF from the coding sequence ATGACCGCATCGGGGGTTGTGCCGCAAGTCGTTGCCGTCGCCGCAGAACACGCCGAGCGAGTGGACGCCGACTGTTCCTTTCCGGTCGAGTCGGTGGATGCCCTGCGGGCCAGTGGCCTACTTGGTCTGGTGCTACCGGCCGATGTCGGTGGAATAGCGGCCAGCCCAAGGGAATTCACCCAGGTAGTGGCGCAGCTGTCGGCCGCCTGCGGATCGACCGCCATGATCTATCTGATGCATGTGGCCGCGGCCGTCGCCGTCGCCGCAGCGCCCCCGCCGGGCCTGCCGGATCTGTTGGCGGACATGGCCTCCGGGAAAAAACTGGGCACGTTGGCGTTCAGCGAGAAGGGCTCTCGTTCGCACTTCTGGGCGCCGGTATCCACCTCGACGGCCGACGGGGACGACGTCGTCGTGCGGGCCGACAAGAGCTGGGTGACGTCGGCGGGGTTCGCCGACGTCTACATCGTCTCCACCGGTTCGGTCAGTGGCGTCGCCGGAGACGTTGATCTCTACGCGGTTCCGGCGGACACGCCGGGCCTGCGGGTGACCGGCACCTTCACCGGGATGGGCCTGCGCGGCAATGCCTCGGCGCCGATGTCGGTCGACATTCGCGTGCCCGCCCGCTATCGCCTGGGCCCGCCTGGCGGCGGGTTCGGCATGATGATGGAAACGGTTCTGCCGTGGTTCAACCTCGGAAATGCGGCCGTGTCACTGGGTTTGGCGACCGCTGCCACCACCGCCGCGGTCAGGCACGTCACCAGCGCCCGGCTGGAACACCTCGGCGGAAGCCTGGCCGAGCTGCCGACGATCCGCGCCCAGATCGCTCGGATGGGCACCGGGCTGGCGGCGCAGGAGGCGTATCTGGCGCAGGTCGCCGACCGGGTGAGTTCGCCCGACGACACCACACTGACGCATGTGCTGGGAGTCAAAGCGTCGGTCAACGACGCCGCGCTGACCATCACCGAGTCGGCGATGCGGGTGTGTGGCGGTGCGGCGTTTTCCAAGCATCTGCCCATCGAACGGGCTTTCCGCGACGCTCGGGCCGGGGCGGTGATGGCACCGACCGCCGACGCACTGTACGACTTCTACGGCCGGGCCGTCACCGGACTGCCGCTGTTCTAG
- a CDS encoding Rv1678 family membrane protein: protein MRTAGVRRGTELLFSPGAPPETGGLIALAGLRLLAGLIWLYNVVWKLPPDFGQRSNSGLYHFTHLAIEHPVFKPFSWAVEHLVLPYFTAFGWAVLVAESALAVLLLTGTAVRLAALIGIGQSLAIGLSVAESPGEWPWAYAMLLGIHVVLLFVASTRYAAVDAVRVATSPSAVRSRAQRLLAGWATVLLLIALIAGWRGLAGSWPAYVGIRPLEFSLGQYNLRGAVVLIAVALAMLAAAKAGQRMIAIAAAAVAALAAASIYVQVGGTAVWLGGTNTTAVVFVCAAVVSLATGSMIGRTKGA, encoded by the coding sequence ATGAGGACGGCCGGCGTTCGTCGCGGAACGGAACTGTTGTTTTCACCCGGGGCGCCACCGGAGACCGGTGGTCTGATAGCTCTGGCCGGTCTGCGGCTGCTGGCCGGGTTGATCTGGCTCTATAACGTGGTCTGGAAACTGCCACCGGATTTCGGGCAGCGTAGCAACAGCGGGTTGTACCACTTCACCCATCTGGCGATCGAACATCCGGTGTTCAAACCGTTCAGCTGGGCTGTCGAGCACCTGGTGCTGCCGTACTTCACCGCCTTCGGTTGGGCGGTGCTGGTCGCCGAGTCCGCGTTGGCAGTGCTCCTGCTGACCGGGACGGCGGTGCGGCTGGCCGCCCTGATCGGCATCGGACAGTCACTGGCGATCGGCCTCTCGGTCGCCGAGTCGCCCGGGGAATGGCCATGGGCGTACGCGATGCTGCTCGGCATCCACGTCGTCCTGCTCTTCGTGGCGTCGACCCGGTACGCCGCCGTCGACGCCGTGCGCGTGGCAACCTCGCCATCGGCAGTCCGGTCGAGAGCGCAGCGGTTGCTGGCTGGTTGGGCAACCGTGCTGTTGCTGATCGCGCTGATCGCCGGGTGGCGCGGTCTTGCCGGTAGCTGGCCCGCCTACGTCGGCATACGACCGCTGGAATTCTCGCTCGGCCAATACAACCTACGCGGCGCCGTGGTGCTGATCGCGGTCGCGCTGGCGATGCTGGCAGCAGCCAAGGCCGGCCAGCGCATGATCGCGATCGCGGCCGCCGCGGTAGCAGCGCTAGCCGCGGCTTCCATTTACGTCCAAGTAGGCGGGACTGCGGTGTGGCTCGGTGGAACCAACACCACCGCAGTGGTTTTCGTCTGCGCAGCGGTGGTGAGTCTGGCAACCGGCTCCATGATCGGACGGACGAAAGGGGCGTGA